One stretch of Gambusia affinis linkage group LG05, SWU_Gaff_1.0, whole genome shotgun sequence DNA includes these proteins:
- the tnfaip8l2b gene encoding tumor necrosis factor, alpha-induced protein 8-like protein 2 B, with protein sequence MEAFNSKDMAMKAQKKILSSMANKSTVQRFIDDTTSEILDELYRVSKEYTGNKGAAQKVIKNLIKIAVKIGVLFRNNCFSEEELKLAQDFKKKFHTGAMTAISFYEVDFTFDKTVMSDNLTECKNLLLKLVNSHLTSKSHDRISHVFNHYSDPQLLTKLYEPSGPFRPHLTKICLGLNKLIEDGTI encoded by the exons ATGGAGGCATTCAACTCCAAGGATATGGCCATGAAGGCACAGAAGAAGATCCTCAGCAGCATGGCCAACAAAAGCACCGTCCAAAGATTTATTGACGATACCACTAGTGAAATACTGGATGAGCTTTACCGGGTTTCCAAGGAGTACACAGGAAATAAAGGAGCAGCTcagaaagtcattaaaaacctGATCAAGATCGCTGTCAAGATTGGTGTGTTGTTTAGAAACAACTGTTTCAGTGAGGAGGAACTAAAACTAGCCCAGGATTTTAAGAAGAAGTTCCATACAGGAGCCATGACAGCCATCAGCTTCTATGAG GTGGACTTTACCTTTGATAAGACTGTGATGTCGGACAACCTGACAGAGTGTAAGAATCTTCTGCTGAAGCTTGTCAACTCCCATCTCACCTCGAAATCTCATGATCGCATCAGCCATGTCTTCAACCATTACTCTGACCCTCAGCTCCTGACCAAACTATATGAGCCAAGCGGACCCTTCAGACCCCACCTCACTAAAATCTGTTTAGGACTCAACAAGCTGATAGAGGATGGGACGATATGA